One Gossypium raimondii isolate GPD5lz chromosome 3, ASM2569854v1, whole genome shotgun sequence genomic window carries:
- the LOC105793965 gene encoding uncharacterized protein LOC105793965 isoform X3, translating into MSSRSSLKLLLPLGNPAQVLNVPVIPIGTLLAATHPFAANPPYILSWLSPQISAPDMLQPKLFEKLVTENFKTVPAKLLLQLATIFEEGGLHDRSGTFFYKNHLSKSNVPVLAIAGDQDLICPPDAVYVCNDINGAKTVKLILEPLVTYKVFGEPGGPHFAHYDIVGAQLAVDPVYPYIIEFLNHHDAA; encoded by the exons ATGTCTTCTAGATCGTCACTCAAACTGCTTTTACCCCTGGGAA ACCCTGCACAGGTCCTAAATGTTCCTGTTATTCCAATTGGAACATTGCTTGCTGCTACCCATCCTTTTGCAGCTAACCCTCCCTACATCCTGTCTTGGTTGAGTCCTCAAATTTCTGCCCCGGACATGTTGCAGCCAAAGTTGTTTGAAAAGCTTGTTACGGAAAACTTCA AAACAGTGCCTGCCAAGCTTCTCTTGCAGCTAGCAACAATCTTTGAGGAGGGAGGATTGCATGACAGGAGTGGGACATTCTTTTACAAGAATCATCTCAGTAAAAGCAATGTCCCCGTCTTAGCAATTGCCGGAGACCAAGATCTGATATGTCCGCCTGATGCGGTATATG TTTGTAATGATATCAATGGAGCAAAAACAGTGAAGCTTATTCTCGAGCCATTGGTCACATACAAAGTTTTTGGAGAACCAGGTGGTCCGCATTTTGCTCACTATGATATAGTGGGTGCCCAACTG GCCGTAGATCCAGTGTATCCTTATATAATAGAATTTCTCAATCATCATGACGCAGCTTGA
- the LOC105793965 gene encoding uncharacterized protein LOC105793965 isoform X1 yields MFSPRSHASCAVKDMIPGQGMDFGQYIDPLDSISQRKDFYGYEGKDSGLAAVTTLASSLDYMSSRSSLKLLLPLGNPAQVLNVPVIPIGTLLAATHPFAANPPYILSWLSPQISAPDMLQPKLFEKLVTENFKTVPAKLLLQLATIFEEGGLHDRSGTFFYKNHLSKSNVPVLAIAGDQDLICPPDAVYVCNDINGAKTVKLILEPLVTYKVFGEPGGPHFAHYDIVGAQLAVDPVYPYIIEFLNHHDAA; encoded by the exons ATGTTCAGTCCTCGTTCGCACGCTTCATGTGCGGTCAAGGATATGATACCTGGACAAGGAATGGATTTTGGACAATATATAGACCCTTTAGATTCTATTTCTCAGAGGAAGGATTTTTATG GTTATGAAGGAAAGGATTCTGGATTGGCAGCAGTCACTACGTTGGCATCATCATTGGACTATATGTCTTCTAGATCGTCACTCAAACTGCTTTTACCCCTGGGAA ACCCTGCACAGGTCCTAAATGTTCCTGTTATTCCAATTGGAACATTGCTTGCTGCTACCCATCCTTTTGCAGCTAACCCTCCCTACATCCTGTCTTGGTTGAGTCCTCAAATTTCTGCCCCGGACATGTTGCAGCCAAAGTTGTTTGAAAAGCTTGTTACGGAAAACTTCA AAACAGTGCCTGCCAAGCTTCTCTTGCAGCTAGCAACAATCTTTGAGGAGGGAGGATTGCATGACAGGAGTGGGACATTCTTTTACAAGAATCATCTCAGTAAAAGCAATGTCCCCGTCTTAGCAATTGCCGGAGACCAAGATCTGATATGTCCGCCTGATGCGGTATATG TTTGTAATGATATCAATGGAGCAAAAACAGTGAAGCTTATTCTCGAGCCATTGGTCACATACAAAGTTTTTGGAGAACCAGGTGGTCCGCATTTTGCTCACTATGATATAGTGGGTGCCCAACTG GCCGTAGATCCAGTGTATCCTTATATAATAGAATTTCTCAATCATCATGACGCAGCTTGA
- the LOC105793965 gene encoding uncharacterized protein LOC105793965 isoform X2: protein MQFPGFYVLGYEGKDSGLAAVTTLASSLDYMSSRSSLKLLLPLGNPAQVLNVPVIPIGTLLAATHPFAANPPYILSWLSPQISAPDMLQPKLFEKLVTENFKTVPAKLLLQLATIFEEGGLHDRSGTFFYKNHLSKSNVPVLAIAGDQDLICPPDAVYVCNDINGAKTVKLILEPLVTYKVFGEPGGPHFAHYDIVGAQLAVDPVYPYIIEFLNHHDAA, encoded by the exons ATGCAATTTCCAGGCTTCTACGTGTTGG GTTATGAAGGAAAGGATTCTGGATTGGCAGCAGTCACTACGTTGGCATCATCATTGGACTATATGTCTTCTAGATCGTCACTCAAACTGCTTTTACCCCTGGGAA ACCCTGCACAGGTCCTAAATGTTCCTGTTATTCCAATTGGAACATTGCTTGCTGCTACCCATCCTTTTGCAGCTAACCCTCCCTACATCCTGTCTTGGTTGAGTCCTCAAATTTCTGCCCCGGACATGTTGCAGCCAAAGTTGTTTGAAAAGCTTGTTACGGAAAACTTCA AAACAGTGCCTGCCAAGCTTCTCTTGCAGCTAGCAACAATCTTTGAGGAGGGAGGATTGCATGACAGGAGTGGGACATTCTTTTACAAGAATCATCTCAGTAAAAGCAATGTCCCCGTCTTAGCAATTGCCGGAGACCAAGATCTGATATGTCCGCCTGATGCGGTATATG TTTGTAATGATATCAATGGAGCAAAAACAGTGAAGCTTATTCTCGAGCCATTGGTCACATACAAAGTTTTTGGAGAACCAGGTGGTCCGCATTTTGCTCACTATGATATAGTGGGTGCCCAACTG GCCGTAGATCCAGTGTATCCTTATATAATAGAATTTCTCAATCATCATGACGCAGCTTGA